From a region of the Danaus plexippus chromosome 8, MEX_DaPlex, whole genome shotgun sequence genome:
- the LOC116774050 gene encoding cilia- and flagella-associated protein 52, which produces MDVKNLEPCSIIGFDGSAIKGLNVHPDGDHIVYPIGNKVCIQEWKSKKMYFLSGHTNSVSTLAISPKGTYVGSGQINHIGFKASTKLWDFKKKVLIGTHELHKVRVEALSFSSDERYMISLGGRDDGCIVLWDCVAGAATGTAAAAKLTTGDAMTLVPLSLRVNSFVTGGDSNLRVWNIRAGSKNLDVVDVSLGKLRRCVRCITVSNDDTYGIAGTTSGDMIKFSINYPSDPNVSVADCKPSLIGCLAKCGPWKKGKRPESLCYSQGIESILIMTDGCLIVGAGDGTIDILDEINWKGEFPKGKILDPNKPFFKALRSTKLEGSITSLELMESPSVRGPSRLLLAGTRTSEIYAINVDTFAPTLVVTCHRCAINDIAFPRGMSGVFATAGAGDVRVWCTESGIELLRIVVPNFVCSSLLFTDDGKAIVTAWNDGNIRAFTPLSGRLIYCIYNTHNKGTSALDMTHDGRTLISGGCEGQVRVWDIRPECQSLKKVLKEHKSPVSAIQVSPNDTEAVSAGTDGSCIIWDLISLSRRQVMYANTLFMCVCFEPRGVQLLTGGTDRRVAYWEAGSGNLARELEASKVGAINGIHITQKGDLFVTGGNDQMVKLWKYQEGIYTHMGLGHAGAVTSCRFSPDAKVIVSSCAAGTIIVWKVPEMYVNDDKQSSGRKSSGEPKTLQEELQLPLDDKPVHKAAGDRPNKIPAAPSKVEKIASIDTSRSSVHSCCPCDSAKSNQSKKTTPKSGPKCCRPPDNLPTRTTSKDYVNSSGDRK; this is translated from the exons atggatGTGAAAAACTTAGAACCTTGTAGTATAATAGGTTTTGATG GCTcagcaataaaaggtttaaatgtTCATCCGGATGGCGATCACATCGTCTATCCAATTGGCAACAAGGTGTGCATTCAGGAATGGAAGAGTAAGAAGATGTATTTCCTCAGTGGACACACTAACAGTGTTTCGACTTTGGCCATTTCACCCAAAGGCACATACGTAGGGTCAGGACAAATAAACCACATCGGCTTCAAAGCCTCGACGAAATTGtgggattttaaaaaaaaagttttgattgGAACTCATGAACTCCATAAA GTGCGTGTTGAGGCTCTTTCGTTTTCGTCTGATGAGCGTTACATGATATCCCTGGGCGGAAGGGATGACGGCTGTATCGTCCTATGGGACTGTGTGGCGGGCGCCGCCACCGGCACCGCGGCCGCCGCCAAGCTTACCACCGGAGACGCCATGACACTAGTGCCGCTCAGTTTGAGAGTCAACTCATTTGTTACGGGAGGAGATT CGAATCTCCGTGTCTGGAACATTCGGGCCGGCAGCAAGAACTTGGACGTGGTGGACGTGTCCCTGGGCAAGCTGAGGCGATGCGTGCGATGCATCACCGTCAGCAACGACGACACTTACGGCATCGCGGGGACCAC TTCCGGTGACATGATAAAGTTCTCCATCAACTATCCGTCTGACCCAAACGTCTCCGTGGCTGATTGCAAACCTTCTCTTATCGGCTGTCTAGCGAAGTGTGGACCTTGGAAGAAAGGAAAACGGCCGGAATCTTTATGCTATAGTCAAG GTATAGAATCAATCCTCATTATGACTGACGGGTGTCTGATAGTCGGTGCCGGGGACGGGACCATCGACATCCTCGATGAGATAAATTGGAAAGGAGAGTTTCCCAAAGGAAAAATACTTGATCCAAACAAACCTTTCTTTAAAGCT CTAAGAAGCACAAAACTTGAAGGTAGCATCACGTCTCTGGAGCTGATGGAGTCTCCGTCGGTCCGCGGCCCGAGCCGGCTCCTGCTGGCCGGGACCCGCACCAGTGAGATATACGCCATCAACGTGGACACCTTCGCACCCACGCTGGTCGTCACGTGCCATCGATGTGCCATCAACGATATAGCGTTTCCCAG AGGTATGTCGGGTGTGTTCGCCACAGCGGGTGCGGGTGACGTTCGCGTGTGGTGTACCGAGTCCGGTATCGAACTGCTCCGTATCGTGGTGCCTAACTTCGTGTGTTCCTCCCTGCTGTTCACAGACGACGGGAAAGCTATCGTTACcg CGTGGAACGATGGCAACATACGAGCGTTCACTCCGCTCAGCGGCCGTCTGATCTACTGCATCTACAACACACACAACAAGGGGACATCCGCCCTGGACATGACGCACGACGGACGGACTCTCATATCTGGAGGCTGCGAGGGCCAG GTCCGCGTTTGGGACATCAGACCCGAATGCCAGAGTCTCAAGAAAGTGCTAAAGGAACACAAGAGTCCGGTGTCCGCCATACAAGTGTCGCCCAACGACACGGAGGCCGTCAGCGCGGGGACCGACGGATCTTGCATTATATGGGACTTGAT TTCGTTGTCTCGTCGCCAGGTCATGTACGCGAACACTCTGTTCATGTGCGTGTGCTTCGAGCCGCGAGGAGTGCAGCTGCTGACGGGAGGCACGGACCGACGAGTGGCCTACTGGGAGGCGGGCAGCGGCAACCTGGCCAGGGAG CTGGAAGCGAGCAAAGTGGGAGCTATAAACGGAATACATATAACACAGAAAGGAGACCTTTTCGTGACCGGCGGCAACGACCAAATGGTCAAA CTGTGGAAGTATCAGGAGGGTATTTACACTCACATGGGTCTGGGTCACGCGGGCGCGGTCACTTCCTGCCGGTTCAGCCCCGACGCCAAGGTCATCGTCAGCAGCTGTGCGGCCGGGACTATCATAGTATGGAAGGTGCCCGAG ATGTACGTCAACGACGATAAGCAATCGTCTGGACGAAAAAGTTCAGGGGAACCGAAAACATTACAGGAGGAGTTACAGCTTCCCCTAGATGATAAACCCGTCCACAAGGCGGCTGGCGACCGACCTAACAAGATACCGGCCGCGCCTTCCAAG GTCGAGAAGATCGCTTCTATAGATACGAGTCGAAGTAGCGTCCATTCGTGTTGTCCGTGCGACTCGGCCAAATCTAATCAGTCCAAAAAAACTACACCCAAGAGTGGCCCCAAGTGTTGTCGACCGCCGG
- the LOC116776340 gene encoding baculoviral IAP repeat-containing protein 5 codes for MESPALYLVEERIKTFKKWPFTDKNKCNIRNMAEAGFYSVATGEDDADAAKCFLCGKELDGWEADDDPWGEHKSHAAKCAFVQLGKKEDELLLSEMLSVVKQYMVNEVKHVAEVTKEKIDERAKLVKRQCMTRK; via the exons atggaAAGTCCTGCTCTCTATCTTGTAGAAGAgcgaataaaaacatttaaaaagtgGCCGTTCACAGATAAAAACAAGTGCAATATACGAAATATGGCAGAGGCAGGATTTTATTCAGTGGCCACTGGCGAAGATGACGCTGACGCTGCAAAATGTTTTCTCTGCGGTAAGGAATTGGATGGTTGGGAAGCTGATGACGACCCATGGGGAGAACATAAAAGTCACGCTGCCAAGTGTGCGTTCGTGCAACTTGGTAAAAAGGAAGACGAATTACTA TTGTCAGAAATGTTGTCAGTTGTCAAACAATACATGGTAAATGAAGTCAAACATGTTGCAGAGGTTACAAAGGAAAAAATTGATGAGAGAGCCAAACTAGTTAAAAGACAATGCATGACGaggaaatga
- the LOC116775811 gene encoding monocarboxylate transporter 14-like: MDLARPSSSERAPLRCGGVGAEPTTSPRTVEAAIPESAPARHVQFPPPSSSSSSSDDEELSIAEARPPDGGWGWVVVFASFMVNLIADGITFSFGVFFPHFLEYFGEGKGKTAWIAGIFMAMPLLSGPIASFLTDRYGCRRMTIFGSILAFLGFVISAFVDNMETLFLTFGIMAGFGLSLCYVAAVVIVAYYFEKKRSLATGISVCGSGIGTFVFAPLTYILLDEYGWRGTTLILAGFFLNMAVCGLLFRDLPWTTTMNAEKARERKRRRERKRNKRFGSSVDSLSDSKSSAAGSTKVTDTVIEEASTSIVPQFSSLVDLPTFMTGGEGVSLEVFELMSNRGRAYALLAQNYPGVMLPSRSFSDSGRLHEQSPPKAILSPGTVSPGTLSPTSAPSAREQSNTSTNVHEKAALSLWLRRQAGSTKKPPAFLKDLRVHRHSLTYRGAMLNINRYRLRASSCPNIFRNSMTTIAKEKVQWYAGLWDFWDLAVDMLDFSHFLNPAFLVFAISNFLLYMWYDVPYVYIADNALNMGFNESQASMLISIIGILNMFGEILLGWVGDWSCVSPIVVYAGCMLLCGPVTLVMPLLDSYPKVAAAAGAFGAFIAANYSLTSIILVEQITLEKFTNAYGLLLLIQGVANLVGPPLAGWVYDITDSYDLSFYLAGVFIAISGVILLILPIYNIAKRYKQRKLRKTQLNGLHHNGKLLP; the protein is encoded by the exons ATGGACCTCGCGCGGCCGTCGTCGTCGGAGCGCGCGCCCCTCCGCTGCGGAGGAGTCGGAGCCGAGCCCACGACGTCGCCCCGGACCGTAGAGGCCGCCATCCCGGAAAGTGCGCCCGCCCGCCATGTTCAATTCCCGCCCCCCTCCAGCTCAAGTTCTAGCTCCGACGATGAAGAGCTGTCGATTGCCGAGGCCCGTCCTCCCGACGGTGGCTGGGGCTGGGTCGTCGTGTTCGCCTCCTTCATGGTCAACCTCATCGCCGATGGCATTACGTTCAGTTTTGGTGTATTCTTTCCGCACTTCCTCGAGTACTTCGGCGAGGGTAAAGGAAAGACCGCTTGGATTGCCGGCATCTTTATGGCGATGCCGCTGCTGTCCGGACCCATTGCTAGTTTCTTGACGGATAGATACGGCTGTCGACGCATGACAATATTTGGCTCGATATTGGCGTTTCTGGGATTCGTCATTTCGGCATTCGTCGACAATATGGAGACGTTATTCCTGACCTTTGGCATTATGGCCGGATTTGGATTGAGTTTGTGTTACGTAGCCGCTGTGGTTATAGTGGCTTACTACTTTGAGAAGAAACGTTCTCTGGCGACCGGTATATCGGTTTGCGGGAGCGGTATCGGAACTTTTGTATTCGCAcccttaacatatattttactagaCGAGTATGGGTGGCGGGGAACGACTTTGATACTCGCTGGGTTTTTCCTGAACATGGCTGTTTGTGGCTTGTTATTCCGAGATTTGCCATGGACTACTACTATGAACGCTGAGAAAGCGAGGGAACGAAAAAGACGGCGAGAAAGAAAGAGAAACAAACGTTTTGGATCCTCAGTGGATAGTCTTTCTGATAGTAAAAGTAGCGCCGCCGGGTCCACTAAAGTGACGGACACCGTGATAGAGGAGGCCTCAACGTCAATCGTACCTCAATTCAGTTCTTTGGTCGATTTGCCGACATTTATGACCGGAGGAGAAGGGGTTTCCCTAGAAGTATTCGAATTAATGTCCAACAGAGGGCGAGCGTATGCGTTACTTGCGCAAAACTATCCCGGGGTGATGTTGCCTTCTAGAAGTTTTAGTGATAGTGGGCGGTTACACGAACAATCTCCGCCAAAAGCTATCCTGTCCCCTGGTACAGTTTCTCCCGGGACACTGTCCCCAACTTCGGCTCCCAGTGCTCGAGAACAGAGCAACACAAGTACGAATGTTCACGAGAAAGCGGCTCTATCTTTGTGGTTGAGGAGACAGGCGGGTTCTACAAAAAAACCGCCAGCCTTCCTAAAGGACTTGCGAGTCCACAGACACTCGCTTACATACAGAGGTGCTATGCTTAATATAAACCGGTACAGACTCCGAGCGTCTTCCTGTCCCAACATATTCAGGAATTCCATGACGACGATTGCCAAAGAAaag GTGCAGTGGTACGCTGGTTTATGGGACTTCTGGGACCTGGCAGTAGACATGCTGGATTTCTCTCACTTCCTGAACCCCGCCTTCCTCGTCTTCGCCATATCAAACTTCCTCCTCTACATGTGGTATGACGTGCCGTATGTTTACATCGCGGATAACGCTTTGAACATGGGCTTCAACGAGTCTCAAGCCTCTATGCTGATATCCATTATAGGAATATTGAACATGTTTGGTGAG ATCCTACTGGGCTGGGTGGGCGATTGGAGTTGCGTGTCGCCTATCGTGGTGTACGCAGGTTGTATGTTGTTGTGTGGGCCGGTGACCCTGGTGATGCCTCTTCTGGATTCGTACCCGAAGGTCGCTGCGGCCGCCGGAGCCTTCGGAGCCTTCATCGCGGCTAACTACTCTCTCACCAGCATCATCCTAGTGGAACAGATCACCTTGGAGAAGTTCACGAACGCTTACGGATTGCTTCTGCTTATACAGGGTGTTGCCAATCTGGTGGGACCGCCGCTTGCAG GGTGGGTGTACGACATCACAGACTCCTATGACCTATCTTTCTACCTGGCTGGAGTGTTCATAGCCATCTCCGGTGTGATCCTCCTGATACTTCCCATATACAACATCGCCAAGAGATACAAGCAGAGGAAGTTGAGGAAGACCCAGCTGAATGGACTGCATCATAACGGAAAACTTCTACCATAG